The following proteins are co-located in the Scomber scombrus chromosome 2, fScoSco1.1, whole genome shotgun sequence genome:
- the si:dkey-192k22.2 gene encoding uncharacterized protein si:dkey-192k22.2 isoform X2 has protein sequence MVRAALTKLLILVIIIFILCLPEFFTVYRVSKVKFLCLPYRTCEQENQVKKGEKDEIGDAEVRRKVICDPSQTPGDEKWEQACTQESQTNMTNPLSDSRRGSEDQQMTWFMCETDMDMTELHSNMSSSDIMVYLEMSVEVQLKDVESLNFTLYGRSNHSSLHLYPLEEEEEEEEEEEKKKKKKKKKKDDEGQREAFYCCLPVPPTSESASHGRCLLWLANQTVLTATAKEKLPWNRTQTDEWRCMFRVLWLVLLCVLLLTIVTSLLSQIDWKRCCCRKPKVCPLAYDLTGQQLNDKEKYTEINAPKGLSPIQEVDTPDDIETLMDGNVDLCYTANLHHRSHPSVS, from the exons ATGGTAAGAGCAGCATTGACTAAACTGCTCATCCTCGtgatcatcatcttcatcctctgcCTCCCAGAATTCTTTACGGTATACAGAG TATCAAAAGTTAAATTCCTCTGTCTGCCCTACCGAACCTGTGAACAAGAGAATCAGGtgaagaaaggggaaaaagacGAGATTGGAGATGCTGAGGTTAGAAGAAAGGTTATCTGCGACCCCTCTCAGACTCCAGGagatgaaaaatgggagcaggCCTGCACACAAGAGAGTCAAACCAACATGACAAATCCTCTGTCAGACTCCAGGAGAGGCAGTGAAGACCAACAGATGACCTGGTTCATGTGTGAGACAGATATGGACATGACAGAATTACACAGCAACATGTCGTCTTCAG ATATAATGGTTTATCTTGAGATGTCAGTAGAAGTTCAACTCAAAGATGTGGAGTCCCTTAATTTCACCTTGTACGGACGCAGTAATCACAGCTCCCTACACCTCTACCCActtgaagaggaggaggaggaggaggaagaggaggagaagaagaagaagaagaagaagaagaagaaggatgatGAAGGGCAGAGGGAGGCATTCTACTGCTGTCTCCCTGTCCCACCCACCTCAGAGTCAGCCAGTCACGGTCGCTGTCTCCTTTGGCTCGCCAATCAAACAGTTTTAACTGCAACAGCAAAGGAAAAGCTGCCATGGAATCGGACACAGACAG ATGAGTGGCGGTGTATGTTCAGGGTGCTCTGGCTGgttctgctgtgtgtgctgctgctgactaTAGTTACAAGTTTGCTCAGTCAAATCGACTGGAAGAGATGCTGCTgca GAAAACCAAAGGTGTGCCCTCTTGCTTATGACCTCACTGGACAGCAGTTGAATG ATAAGGAAAAGTACACAGAAATCAACGCTCCTAAAG GACTATCACCCATTCAAGAGGTAGACACTCCAG
- the si:dkey-192k22.2 gene encoding uncharacterized protein si:dkey-192k22.2 isoform X1, translated as MVRAALTKLLILVIIIFILCLPEFFTVYRVSKVKFLCLPYRTCEQENQVKKGEKDEIGDAEVRRKVICDPSQTPGDEKWEQACTQESQTNMTNPLSDSRRGSEDQQMTWFMCETDMDMTELHSNMSSSDIMVYLEMSVEVQLKDVESLNFTLYGRSNHSSLHLYPLEEEEEEEEEEEKKKKKKKKKKDDEGQREAFYCCLPVPPTSESASHGRCLLWLANQTVLTATAKEKLPWNRTQTDEWRCMFRVLWLVLLCVLLLTIVTSLLSQIDWKRCCCRKPKVCPLAYDLTGQQLNDKEKYTEINAPKGMIPHIYGSRAWSGLSPIQEVDTPDDIETLMDGNVDLCYTANLHHRSHPSVS; from the exons ATGGTAAGAGCAGCATTGACTAAACTGCTCATCCTCGtgatcatcatcttcatcctctgcCTCCCAGAATTCTTTACGGTATACAGAG TATCAAAAGTTAAATTCCTCTGTCTGCCCTACCGAACCTGTGAACAAGAGAATCAGGtgaagaaaggggaaaaagacGAGATTGGAGATGCTGAGGTTAGAAGAAAGGTTATCTGCGACCCCTCTCAGACTCCAGGagatgaaaaatgggagcaggCCTGCACACAAGAGAGTCAAACCAACATGACAAATCCTCTGTCAGACTCCAGGAGAGGCAGTGAAGACCAACAGATGACCTGGTTCATGTGTGAGACAGATATGGACATGACAGAATTACACAGCAACATGTCGTCTTCAG ATATAATGGTTTATCTTGAGATGTCAGTAGAAGTTCAACTCAAAGATGTGGAGTCCCTTAATTTCACCTTGTACGGACGCAGTAATCACAGCTCCCTACACCTCTACCCActtgaagaggaggaggaggaggaggaagaggaggagaagaagaagaagaagaagaagaagaagaaggatgatGAAGGGCAGAGGGAGGCATTCTACTGCTGTCTCCCTGTCCCACCCACCTCAGAGTCAGCCAGTCACGGTCGCTGTCTCCTTTGGCTCGCCAATCAAACAGTTTTAACTGCAACAGCAAAGGAAAAGCTGCCATGGAATCGGACACAGACAG ATGAGTGGCGGTGTATGTTCAGGGTGCTCTGGCTGgttctgctgtgtgtgctgctgctgactaTAGTTACAAGTTTGCTCAGTCAAATCGACTGGAAGAGATGCTGCTgca GAAAACCAAAGGTGTGCCCTCTTGCTTATGACCTCACTGGACAGCAGTTGAATG ATAAGGAAAAGTACACAGAAATCAACGCTCCTAAAG GGATGATCCCTCACATCTATGGGTCCCGGGCTTGGTCCG GACTATCACCCATTCAAGAGGTAGACACTCCAG